The segment AAGCTAATGATTATAACCACAGTGATGAAACTGGCAAATTGTGATCAGAATAAATCAGCATGATAGCAAAGCTATAAAAGACCCAAGTTAAAATGAACAGTGCTAAGATATAGTGCCAAATTGTCAACATGGCATGGTGGATTTGTATGCATTTATACCAAGCATTAAAACAATACAGTACATCAATTTCTTGTTTACTAAAACTAAAGAGTACATTATCAACATTCGGTTATCATCAATGAAAACCCTGTATCTCCAAATTTGGAGAGTTTGAAATTTTTAAGGGTTGAGAAAATtctcaaagagaaaaaaaaaattgtataaaaCCAGAAGTGCATTGTTTGTATGTTTAATACAAGACTAGTGTAAAAAATTGACCATATGGAGATACATAGTTTTAAACGATGATATACTTTACAGTAACATTTCCTTCTGACATGCTCAAGGTAATTTTGTAACTGTAATATGAcaccctttttaaaaaaaatagttactAGCTTCGTTGGTAAATGAGTTTCATTGTTGCTTTGTTACTTCTATCAAAGAAAAGCCAACGGattttaatgaaacatttggATCAACGCGTGACCTTCTGTTGACTGAAACACACAATGCAAACACTTGAAGGGCCATTTAACCTTAAAAAGGTCAGTGAAAAAATAACAGTTCACCTTGTGTGTGGACTGATGGTGCAGGATGTCACCCACAGGAGCATGCAGGATGTCACTCACAGGAGCATGCAGGATGTCACCCACAGGAGCATCTGTGTTCAGCTCCATCCCTTTCCctgcacacatatacagtgaACAGGCAATGGTTTTAGCAAGAAACAAACGTCATTCTAACTAAAGAATTTTCTAAAGTAAAgttctttcttttttggggggggctCAGAGTAGTTTTAGTAGCATCTAAACAACTGATATTGTAATGCtcttatattttttaataattctattttttaataacttttttaattcAGACTGACATATGGAGacatacacccacacatgcgcacatccacacacacagtcttgttTCCGTTACTTCAGGTGACATGTCCTTGAGAGTTACTCTAACGCTAACCACTACTTCCCTAATCccaaccctaaccctaattgaTTAAAggagtgtgtatgtgaaaaattattcatgcatctgtgtgtctctgcataCCGCACCGCCCTTCCaactccgtgtgtgtgtgctcaggtTGCAGCACAATGACCCAGGGTAACTTCTCCCCTTCTGCAGACAAAACCTGTAGAGCTGAGAGGCAGAAATAGTGCATTTTTTGATAATTACTGCAAGCTTTTAGCTTGCTCTAATGCAGTATTCAAACATTAGTAGCAATCTATAAATCTCTCCTCCTCTTGAAGATGGAAGTTTACACATCAAGGCTCATTTATCTTACCTTGCTGTGTGTCACCATCACCCTGAGATGGGTACTGGCTGTTGTCGTACAGCGACACTTGAATGATTTCCCCATCAGGACCCAGGATCAGGCTGCCAACAGATTTGCCGTTCTGCAAATCTGACAATCCACAACAGATGAATGAACATCAGCATTTCTAACCCAGTGACTTAATGTAATTATATTTATGTCAAAAATGAGATGAACTGGTCAGTGAAGCTAAGTAACTTTATATGCATAggtacattttaaacattaacttCAGGGAAAGACAAAGTTCATGTCCGTTTTGCAAAAAGCTGCTGTAATAACTCACTTCCGTGATTTAGTTTAGGCTGAAAAGTTTCCTTCCCACTGACCATAATTTTCTGGATTCTCTGGTCTTACTAAAGACCTCAAAAATGGCAGGAATTGGAAAAGCCAAAGTCTAGACTCCCAAGTTATCCTGAACTCCATTGGTAACAACACAATTTCAGATTATCCACTGAGTTCACTGgatgtcattttaacattttcaaaagttTGGTTACCATCTATGAATGATGtgttttgtataaaaaataaaaataaagttacagaGCAGTTACAGGAATTtactaaatgtaatgtgatgTAGAAAGGTGGAAAcacactggagagacaacagctGGACAGGGAGGGAATGACAGGTTTGGAAAGTTTCATAAAACTTCAGGGACCTGCAGGGAGAATAAAAGTAAGAGGCTGATAGTATGAGTGTTCCAAGTCAGAATATATTCAACAGTGGTTTAACCCCCTCACACCTGTCAGCTCCAGAGGCAGAACGCCCCTAACCACGCCTCTGTTAGCGTCGCTGGATTCACAGGGATTCTGTAAGAAGGCCAAAGAGCTCTGCTTGCCGGGGCCTTTCCGTCCTGCAACACAACCCATCACTCCTACTGGAGCAGGAGGCTCTGAAGGAGAGCGCACAGCATAACAGAAGATAGTGTGATGAACACAAAGAACATGATGAACCTTTGCAGAATATATTCTCCAACTGGAGTGCATCGCTTGGGATGTAGCTCAGTGGAAGAGTTCTTGGTTTACATTCAGTACAGCTTATGTCACACTGTGAAAAGATAGAGGCAGACTAAGTTTTGATTTTCACCATTGAGTcgaaaaacaaaccaaacaatcaatagTGTCACGTTGCTGTTGAGCTGTTTTATAGACATTTACATCTGCAGGCAcgattcagttcagttcagaaaAGTCAGGGATCTGTTATTGATCTATCAGACTGAATTTATCATATTATATCTTAATGCCAGCTTGTAAACTTtatgtaagtgtgtttgtgctgtacCTTCTCGTGGCTGCAGCAGAATCCCTTTTTCAGAGGGTAGCCTTCctcccccttctcctcctccctgacCTACAGTCTCTTTTTTCAAGTTATGTCTCTCTGCTTTTTCGTCTCCTCTTCTTTGCTTCTCACTTGTCTGTtctgaaagacagagagagaagagtcaCAACATAACACCAGATCTGTACATCGGCAAGTATTTTAAGCTTTCATTTAAATACAGGAAATAGAGGAATGTTTTACAAACTGTGTTCTTGAGGTTGCCAGTTGCACTAGTTCCTTGTAAGTTCAATCTTAGACTAGTTATAATGTAAGTGGAGCTTTTCACTTCACTAAATACATTGAGTCACACTCCACTAACTAGTTCTTACAGAGATTTTAGATTAGTTGTTATATTTCAGTCATTAACTGCCATTTGTAACTATTGCGTAACTACACTCCAGTAGCTAGGATAACTGACTAAACTAATCATAGTTTTCTTATATATGACCCAATTAGGATGAATAGTAAAATATGGAAAACATAATCTCACATGACACTTGATGGTGTTTAAAGACATAAACTCGgaatattttaaatttcatttcacaacacataaaacaatatACTTAGAATTGAAATTTAGAAATGaagaatgaattgaaaaaaagtaTGCCAATAACGTTACACTAAATCACCACAGCGTGTCTTTTTAGGTTAGCATAATGTCTACTGCATGAGTGtctgaaacaaacacatttaaccatatagaaataaaacaaaatcaacagttACAAAGGATTTAATATATTGTTTCCCCTCCAAAACTAGCAACCAACTTACACATTACTAAAGACTTTGCTAGCTAGGATTGTTGGATATTTGTAAGATTTCATGATGcaaactttatttgtaaatCACTAGCATGAAACTAGCAAGTATTCAAGAACTGGAGGTTCTTGAAAAAGAGGAAGGACTTTACACACAAACTTACTTACATACTTAGTAATTGATTTACCAGTAGGGGGTGCAAACTAATCCTAGGCTGTGCACAAAATACTCTCTTGTTTACTCATTTCTTACTCATTACTCCCAATATAACAGACACTCACTAGTTTATTCAGTAATGAACAGTAAATTAGGATTTCAGATACTTACTTAGGTCATTATTTTGCGTCATGCAGCTGTTGAATCCCACAACTGTAATTTTGGATGGCACTATGTATTGGATCCATTTTCACACTCgaatattcaaatataaaaatggtGGACAATAAAGTATCAAGAGAAAACTATGAAAATTACACAGGTTGTAAAACACTGGAATTTTCCTATAATTTAAAGTGATAAATTCAAAATGTCATAAAGTTCCTCTTGACGTTAGAGCTCTGATTATAGCTTCCTTCTTACAGTAACTAAGTTCATGAAGTTTGCAGTTTAAGGATTTGTTGACAAGATGACAAATATAGACTATTACCGGCATTATCCTTTAACCAACATGCCTTTGTGACATGAAAAACGCATACATATCTATCTGCTGAGTCAGTGTATAACTGCACTTCCtctatgtgtgtctttgttacCTTCCTTCCCAGGAAACAGCAGAGGGAGAAACAGCGCCTGCTGATGGAGTAACCCAACTTCTGGGTCAGACCGTCTGGGAGCAGCAGTGTTACTCTCTGCAATGGGAGGTAGGCGCTGTTCATTGTGTTCATCACTGACGGAGGCCTCCCATCTCAGCTGAAACATTCAACAGAGGCATGTGTGCTATTTATAAGTTTTACTCTCAGATAGTGTAATGCCACAATTAGGATTTCAGTcagtataaaataaattttaattatttaaaatgtcctGGAAATAAGAACATGCACATGTGTCTTTACATATTTCTATTTGTGCAGTCTAAAAAAAGTACTCTGTTATGTAAAACAATATGTAAAACTAAAAATGTGCATTTCAGTGAAGAAAGTATACTTGCAGATCAATATCACTAAAAGCTGTAAATTTTTATCCTTCTTTTTGacataaaacacattcatttaaattatcCATTAGATGCACATATTATGCCTCTATCTAGAGCTCTGATAAGAAACACCTTGTGGTGCAAAAGTGCAATTATTTGTTGTCAATAGCTCAATATTTGCAATATTATAAGTaaggaaatataaataaaggatTTCAAAAAGAACTCAAGCAGATAAAAAACAGAACGATTGGTggaaaatacatgtttttttcagttgctaAAGAGGTGAACACTGAACTACTGGGAATTAAGGGTAAAACAATAAACTGTCTTACCCGATGTTTCTTCTCCCAGCAGTGTTTATGAGAGACTGATTCTgtcagaggaggaaggaggcCTGTGTGTGGGCAAAGGCAATCATCATGGTTatcaaaatatactgtaaaggGGTTGTACAATCGAAACAATTggttttattactttttattgatactactactactgctgctactactactacaataTCAGACGATACCTGTAGTATTTGTTTCAGGCTCTGTATTTGACTGCTGTTCTCTTCCACATAATTTGACTAGAGAGAATGcagtttttaattaatataCTAAAGAGGAAAGTGAGTACATAGAAGATAGATTGCATTTTgggacataataataataataatccttatttgtagagcacttttcaaaaacaagttacaaagtgctttaacaagtgtaaagaataatacaaaaaaacaagataagagcatgaaaaattaatataaaattagtaaaatacaataaaataaaagggataaaataaagtcaaataagatcgggaaaggctctcctataaaactatgttttaagaagggacttaaaagagttcactgactcagccgacctgatttcctcgggcaggctgttccagagcctcggggccctgacagcaaacgctctgttccctttagttttcagtcgagactctggaacagacaacagacctctgcccgaggatctcaaggtacgtgctggtgcatgtgggactaaaaggtcagaaatataacaaggcgagaggccatgaagagctttaaaagtgatcaatagaattttaaagtcaattctaaaacatactgggagccagtgtaatgaagctaaaataggggtgatgactgttttgtctgacttcagctggaggaaattatttgacatccattttttaacttcacaaaggcagttgttaagtgaactcagcattccagggtctgtggatctgacgggcaagtatatttgtgtgtcatcagcataaatatgaaaagaaataccatgtttatggataatatgtccaaggggaagcagatacaaggaaaacaaaatgggtcctaagaccgacccctgaggcacaccatatttaactggacagaatgaggagacatagttgtttacagacacgcaaaacttcctatttgacatgtaggatgaaaaccattctagagcagtaccagagatccccacccagtgcctcagtctgtctaacatgatgttgtgatcaatggtttCATCTAGTTGacatatttatttcatatttacagCGATTTACAACTTTAACTTAGGATAATTTCTATTATGATagactatatacagtatatatatatataaaacacacacacacacacacacctttcctcCCATGTCTCTTCCCACTTGTCGATCTTTCATAGCTGCCTTTGTCACCGGTTGTTCCACTGTCTTCATTGGAACAGCCTTGATCATGTGACGTGTCACTGATGCAGTTCAAGTTTGGACAATGGAGATCCCCTCCCAgactgtggtgttttttttcagtgcacTGTGAACTTTCGGTATGCTGCAGACTCATGGCTAAGTAAGTCTGTAGTTGGTAGGAAAGACATTTGGCCACTGAATGACATAtcaaaaattacaaataaatgcaCATACATTTCCAAAGATAAAGGAGATGTCTTTAGATGTAACTTTAGTTATTAACATATCACCTGAGGTTCTTCTGGTTCTTCAGGAGTCATTGCTACATAGTGTACCCAGGGCTGAGGCTCCATCTGTGGAGTTGGAGTCCTGGAGGAACTGGGTATCTGGAGGAACAGATCCAGTCTGACTTTCTTCCTGCTgccctgctcctcctctttaTCTGCAGAGAAGCATTTTAGGATCTAACCATAATGGGTTGTTTTCAGTTCTTTACCTCACAGAAGTTTTGGTAGATTTTCATAGATTTATGCTAATTAATGAATGATTAAGGGTTGTTTTTACATCAAAtttgtaaaacatgtttcaagCTCACAACAGTACATTATAAAGGAGTGGAAGGGTCAGGGTTCCCAATGTTCCAACTTAACTATGGAAGCCCATGCAAATTTTGTTCCGTCATTTTTAATGTTGCGGATTCcatcattgtttcttttttagattttgaatcaAATTGGTTTTTACCTTCAGCTTGATAGTCCAGTTGTTCAGTGGTTCTCTCAGTAGGAAGCCACTGGGGGTTCAACTGTACAAGAAACTCTGGCCTGGGCTGCTCTTGTGTGGTGCGGATGGGCAGAGGACTGGGACAATGAAGGTCTGGAGCAAGAGGGAGATGAAGAGAAGGAACAAGGGGTGGACCGAGTCTGGAGGAGGTGAACTGGACAGAAGAGAAACATTAGACTGAGATTGAATCAATTTCTGGCCACAAGAGGGCAGAAGAACTCCAACATCTCTGTTTTTTATTGCCATAAAATTGTTACAGTTAACAGGTTAACAAACAAGTGTCTATTTCCACATACACTAGACACATGACTACATAATCACCCCATTAAAGAACAAAGTTATGGTGCTACATTGCTAGCAAAAGGACAAAGGACTCACAAGTAAAAGTTAAGCAAAAGGTGATCCAACTACTTCTCCGTGGTAGAAAAAGTTTAACTTgtttactgaaaacagctgcctacaGCTGCTGGAAAGAGGATTCATGAGAACACGAAGACCGAACTAAACATTAAATGTGCAGAACAGAGGTAAAACTAAAAAAGCACTGTACTTGTAGTACCCAAAAGATGGGTAATAATTGTCAGTACAGACAACACGTAAACAGATTTTATACCCAAAGAACTTTTCCCGGTCCACCTACTTGATTGTTGCTGTAGCTCAAAATGGCTGCCGTTAGCTCCTTCAGAGTGCTCAGCTGCTGTTCCACTTGTTGAGTGTACTGCCGAACCACCCGCTGCTTCCTGTCTTTGGTCTCTGAGTGACAACTGGTTTCCATAGTAGCCAAGTCCTGGAGtcagaagaagaaaagtcaACCTGAAAATAGAATTACTGGTTTCTGTACCGAGAGGCAGTTGTGTCTGTCTTATTATCTGTGGCTGGCCAAATGTCCCTTGTTACATTaagcctgacacacacacacacacacacacacacacacagatacagtacCTGGGAGTACAGTAGAAGTGGCCCCCTACGAGTACTGTAAGTCTTTGGAAGGGTTGACTCGGCCTCCGCAAGCAGATGGCCGCTGTTGGACAGTCGCAGGAGAAAGTCCTGGGACTTCCAGATGTAGTAATCCTATTGGGAGATTGATGGATTATATTGATTATATCATGAATGGAATGCTTGATTGATTAATGACTGGAATGTTTGATTCATTGATGTATGAACtgatttattaattgattgatgGATTAACTGGTTTGTAGATATACTGTAAATGTGAGAAGGTTAAATACAGATACATTCCATAACACAGACAGTAAACCAGCAACAAACAATCTGACCAATTATGCAACTTAAGTGTATTTATCTAATAAAGCATTAGAATTGGTACTATTACAGCCTTTATGAGTGTGTGAGTACCTCCGGTGTGAAGCAGACATCCAGTCGTCCATCATGGCCCCCTGTGTTTCCATTGGAAGAGACAAATCGACCACACCCCCGACTCAGCAGGGATAGAGATAAATCTTTCATGATGTCATTTCTAGGGGTGAGAATCACAATATTATCCcgatacttatgtcacaatgcgatattattattatataatatataatatatattattattattgcgaTTTTACACATATTGCGATGTATTGGAATGTATTACTTTTTTCCAGCTTtaaattgtgtccccaaaggaaaactctttttctagtggcctgaaaaagcaattgattttattattttagtgccaaaaaagtaaaattctcatgtacaatttatataataaaagatcgatacttGGCGGCCATGTATCAATACAGTATTGCCACAGAAAATATCGCAATACTATGCGTATCGATTTTCCCCCCACCCCTAGTCATTTCATCCTGGAGGACATCCCAGTCAAGGAGGGCAAAGCTTAATTAGATTCCAAGGTAAGCAagataacaattatttttctttccccCTGTGTCTGTGTTAGGTTTGATATGCAGGTGAATTTATAACTCTTAAGTGCATGATGTGAATGTAAGTGTGAATTAGGCTATTTTGTTGGGGGGCCAGGCGAAAACTGTAAATCTTTCACTTCTATTACTTCTATGTGTGTTAAAACTGGGAGTGAATGACAACCTGTCCAGTTGTATTATGTTTCTCACCTTCTCTATCCCTGTGCAGGTATCGGATCCAGGCCCTTGGACCACAAGGGTATAGAAAGCAGATGGCTGAGATGGCTGAATATTGGACATAAGAATGAGGAAGATGCATGTATGCTGATCATTACTAAGAATAAACTTCCAGAAGATATTTAATTATGTTTCAAGGAACATAGAAAGTTTGCTAGTCCTCCAATTGTGGAATATCCCTTCCCCTTGCATCTGTACAATGTATCCAGATACATTGTCGATTAAAGGTTCTGCTCAGAACCATTCTCTATTTCCAAAGCGAAGACTACAGTTAATACTAAAGAGGATTTTACTATCAGGACCCACAGAATTTAATTTACTAGCTTTGGTGCTTGTAATAATTTCCCATTCATTTCTTTGACAATGATGTTTACCTGTCATGTTATTtaggtttttgttttaaaggtgacctattatgcttttccatattttatcaAATCTACGATGTTACAAtgtcaaataatgaggttaacgtatttaaaagaaatccctgtgagcca is part of the Micropterus dolomieu isolate WLL.071019.BEF.003 ecotype Adirondacks linkage group LG07, ASM2129224v1, whole genome shotgun sequence genome and harbors:
- the LOC123974126 gene encoding uncharacterized protein KIAA2012 homolog, with the protein product MKDLSLSLLSRGCGRFVSSNGNTGGHDGRLDVCFTPEDYYIWKSQDFLLRLSNSGHLLAEAESTLPKTYSTRRGPLLLYSQDLATMETSCHSETKDRKQRVVRQYTQQVEQQLSTLKELTAAILSYSNNQFTSSRLGPPLVPSLHLPLAPDLHCPSPLPIRTTQEQPRPEFLVQLNPQWLPTERTTEQLDYQAEDKEEEQGSRKKVRLDLFLQIPSSSRTPTPQMEPQPWVHYVAMTPEEPEEPQTYLAMSLQHTESSQCTEKKHHSLGGDLHCPNLNCISDTSHDQGCSNEDSGTTGDKGSYERSTSGKRHGRKGLLPPLTESVSHKHCWEKKHRLRWEASVSDEHNEQRLPPIAESNTAAPRRSDPEVGLLHQQALFLPLLFPGKEEQTSEKQRRGDEKAERHNLKKETVGQGGGEGGGRLPSEKGILLQPREEPPAPVGVMGCVAGRKGPGKQSSLAFLQNPCESSDANRGVVRGVLPLELTDLQNGKSVGSLILGPDGEIIQVSLYDNSQYPSQGDGDTQQALQVLSAEGEKLPWVIVLQPEHTHTELEGRCGKGMELNTDAPVGDILHAPVSDILHAPVGDILHHQSTHKLLDLNRSIAGNACSPSSHTDAVAVTKKKTRSAEVAAETWKAPKTDAKNNVRMPPLRERVGKEEPRGGNTEAEEEDEEEELGSIGQTNHLSGSNQPGQQNVNPNEATAEDNRKRITKRKDAEEAATTTRKKDMKTGKSAESDGQKTLRTRKEGRWQRQKTGGDAQSIRSQQEERTNREAAKTQDHSALPSMKKKMTVREGERGEVKMNEESEERGEVARQKEESAGRKRRGRLKHKELIVENHDNPLEKEKVEINQEMGEESHQKSTKKPSATQRHNYKTKTNSEEDIDTDRSTNADKHSSSRSVSSHRSTAAASQLSQRSSRNSAFSSIEEALPVSAMGLASSHGRLSSCSTVRVTEEQLMLNSVKPESSRPRKSQEKEAAALHLAQRAERRRQEVERKRKEREEEERKQQEKQQTEERMKSELEEERRKRAEELRSFTLT